Proteins encoded in a region of the Bacillaceae bacterium S4-13-56 genome:
- a CDS encoding DEAD/DEAH box helicase, producing the protein MAQNANEFHNFRFSESVQKGINQLGFKKPTAIQLKVIPPILRGESVIGQSHTGSGKTHAYLLPMFQSLEEDKRVVQFVIIAPTRELAIQIYDEVKKFIDFAEKKGKWFSKLLIGGTEKKKDIEKLKEAPHIVVGTPTRVLDLAKEGVLDLYTAKSLVLDEADLAIDLGFLQEVDQILVRMNQDSQMMVFSATIPEKLAPLLKKYMDNPTLIKIKEQTIAPEKMEHRLIPLRHRKVGQVIEKVAELINPFLALIFVNRKDACDVLADDLISRGLNVGVIHGGLSPRERKRVLKEIKDLRYQYIVATDLAARGIDIPGVSHVINAELPQEEEVYIHRVGRTARAGLEGTALSLYKEDDSQLISKLEKKGLVFTAYDVNKGEWQPIKKWNERATRVKQESEIEKQAWSKVKKPTKVKPGYKKKMKTQAKQIQKKLERNSFKKKK; encoded by the coding sequence ATGGCTCAAAATGCAAATGAATTTCACAATTTTCGATTTTCAGAGAGTGTCCAAAAGGGAATAAATCAATTAGGGTTTAAAAAACCAACAGCTATACAATTAAAAGTAATTCCACCTATTTTAAGAGGAGAAAGTGTAATTGGACAATCCCATACAGGTTCTGGAAAAACACATGCTTATCTATTACCCATGTTTCAATCATTAGAAGAAGATAAGCGCGTAGTTCAATTTGTCATTATTGCACCAACTCGCGAATTAGCTATTCAGATATATGATGAAGTTAAAAAGTTTATTGATTTTGCAGAAAAAAAGGGGAAATGGTTTTCTAAGCTACTCATTGGTGGAACAGAAAAAAAGAAGGATATAGAAAAATTAAAGGAAGCACCTCATATTGTGGTGGGAACACCAACAAGAGTATTGGACTTGGCTAAAGAAGGAGTTCTAGATTTATATACCGCTAAGAGTTTGGTATTAGATGAAGCAGACTTAGCAATTGATTTAGGATTTTTGCAAGAAGTGGATCAAATCCTTGTTCGTATGAATCAAGACTCCCAAATGATGGTTTTCTCAGCAACTATTCCTGAAAAGCTAGCTCCTTTATTAAAAAAATATATGGATAATCCTACTCTTATCAAAATAAAAGAACAAACGATTGCCCCTGAAAAAATGGAGCATCGCCTTATTCCTTTAAGGCACCGTAAGGTAGGACAAGTCATAGAAAAGGTAGCTGAGTTAATTAACCCATTTCTAGCTTTAATATTTGTTAATCGAAAAGACGCATGTGATGTATTAGCTGACGACTTAATATCTAGAGGTTTAAATGTAGGTGTCATCCACGGAGGGCTAAGCCCACGAGAAAGAAAAAGAGTATTAAAGGAGATTAAAGATCTACGTTACCAATATATAGTAGCTACAGATTTGGCAGCTCGAGGAATTGATATTCCTGGTGTGAGTCATGTTATCAATGCTGAGCTTCCTCAAGAAGAAGAAGTATATATCCACCGTGTTGGTCGAACAGCAAGAGCTGGATTAGAGGGAACTGCTTTAAGCTTGTATAAAGAAGATGATTCACAGCTAATTTCCAAACTAGAGAAAAAAGGACTTGTATTTACAGCTTACGATGTAAATAAAGGCGAGTGGCAGCCTATTAAGAAGTGGAATGAAAGAGCAACTCGAGTGAAACAGGAATCGGAGATAGAAAAACAGGCATGGAGCAAAGTAAAAAAGCCAACTAAAGTTAAGCCGGGATATAAGAAGAAAATGAAGACGCAAGCAAAACAAATTCAAAAAAAGTTGGAAAGAAATAGTTTTAAGAAGAAAAAGTAA
- a CDS encoding deoxyribonuclease IV yields the protein MVKIGSHVSMSGKKMLLGASEEAASYGANVFMIYTGAPQNTRRKAIEDLNIEAGLAHMKENGMKEIVVHAPYIINIANTTKPETFQLGVDFLRSEIERTKAIGGKQIVLHPGAHVGAGDDEGIKRIIEGLNEVLEKNHPVQIALETMAGKGSECGRTFDQLAKIMDGVTHNENLSICLDTCHIHDAGYDVVEDFDGVLNEFDQIIGLERLKVLHVNDSKNPRGSRKDRHENIGFGHIGFDALSYVVHHPQLTDIPKILETPYVGEDKKNKKPPYKFEIEMLNNRKFAEDLKQKIEAQ from the coding sequence ATGGTGAAAATCGGATCGCATGTTTCCATGAGTGGAAAAAAAATGTTGCTAGGGGCTAGTGAAGAAGCAGCTTCTTATGGTGCTAATGTATTTATGATATATACAGGGGCTCCTCAAAATACAAGAAGAAAAGCTATTGAGGACTTAAATATAGAAGCTGGTTTAGCACACATGAAGGAAAATGGTATGAAAGAGATAGTTGTTCACGCTCCTTATATTATTAATATTGCCAACACAACTAAGCCAGAGACGTTTCAACTAGGCGTCGATTTTCTTAGAAGTGAAATTGAACGAACAAAAGCAATAGGCGGAAAACAAATTGTATTACATCCTGGTGCCCACGTCGGAGCTGGAGATGACGAAGGTATCAAAAGGATTATTGAAGGCTTAAATGAAGTATTAGAAAAAAATCATCCTGTCCAAATTGCTTTGGAAACAATGGCAGGAAAAGGGTCTGAGTGCGGGAGGACGTTTGATCAATTAGCAAAAATCATGGATGGAGTGACTCATAATGAGAATTTGTCCATTTGTCTGGACACCTGCCACATCCATGATGCTGGTTATGATGTTGTTGAAGATTTTGATGGTGTTTTAAATGAATTTGATCAAATTATTGGACTAGAGCGCCTTAAAGTTCTACATGTAAATGATAGTAAGAATCCTCGTGGATCACGGAAAGACCGGCATGAGAATATTGGGTTTGGCCATATCGGCTTTGATGCATTATCCTATGTTGTTCATCATCCGCAGCTTACAGATATTCCGAAGATATTAGAAACCCCTTATGTAGGGGAAGATAAGAAGAATAAAAAGCCACCTTATAAATTTGAAATTGAAATGTTGAATAATCGAAAATTTGCAGAAGATTTAAAACAAAAGATAGAAGCGCAATAA
- a CDS encoding DUF2624 domain-containing protein codes for MNKFIKQIVQQKLKNITPKQLVEYSREYDIPITQREAENILNIANESDLDPFDENDRLKIIKKVAKVTDMKRAQAANKLFLKLMKENNLDKWI; via the coding sequence ATGAATAAATTTATTAAACAAATTGTTCAGCAGAAGCTTAAAAATATAACCCCTAAACAGTTAGTAGAATATTCCAGAGAATATGATATACCTATCACTCAAAGAGAAGCAGAAAACATTTTAAATATTGCTAATGAGTCTGACCTTGACCCATTTGATGAAAATGACCGATTGAAAATTATTAAAAAAGTTGCAAAAGTTACAGACATGAAAAGAGCCCAAGCAGCTAATAAACTATTTTTAAAACTTATGAAAGAGAATAATTTGGATAAATGGATATAA
- a CDS encoding transglycosylase SLT domain-containing protein, which translates to MNFKTSITWSRYFLTLLLFISVFTFGVGFALGNKQQAALPMLEKNMYTLEKKSLENLSEDYHEDKGYFVWKTKEDVAKQMVKNSKGKFKSSWAKSLVEQADKKDINPFLVYELIKVETGGTYNEKLVGPLTKYGRAYGLGQFMKNTAPWVADMANLPYEDQKLFDPKYSIKLTITYLDYLYSSFKNWDEALTAYHRGVSGMKTYKAINGDAKSWYAVQITNQAEIQIK; encoded by the coding sequence ATGAATTTTAAAACAAGCATTACCTGGTCAAGGTACTTTTTGACCTTATTACTTTTTATTAGTGTTTTTACTTTTGGAGTAGGTTTTGCATTGGGGAATAAACAACAAGCTGCTTTGCCTATGTTGGAGAAAAATATGTATACTCTGGAAAAGAAATCATTAGAAAATCTCAGTGAAGATTACCATGAGGATAAAGGATATTTTGTTTGGAAAACAAAAGAGGACGTTGCAAAACAAATGGTCAAAAATTCAAAGGGTAAGTTTAAAAGCAGTTGGGCAAAATCTCTTGTAGAACAAGCAGATAAAAAGGATATAAATCCATTTCTTGTTTATGAATTGATTAAAGTGGAAACAGGGGGAACATATAATGAAAAACTAGTGGGTCCTCTAACAAAATATGGTCGTGCCTACGGACTTGGACAATTCATGAAAAACACAGCACCTTGGGTAGCGGATATGGCAAACTTACCATATGAGGATCAAAAACTTTTCGATCCTAAATATTCCATAAAACTTACCATTACGTATTTAGATTATTTGTATTCCAGTTTTAAAAACTGGGATGAGGCCTTAACTGCTTATCACCGTGGAGTAAGTGGAATGAAAACATATAAAGCGATAAATGGCGATGCTAAAAGCTGGTATGCAGTGCAGATTACGAATCAAGCGGAGATTCAAATTAAATAA
- the ispG gene encoding flavodoxin-dependent (E)-4-hydroxy-3-methylbut-2-enyl-diphosphate synthase yields the protein MSSITHRTKTRPVRVGNLVIGGNDQVVIQSMTTTKTHDVEATVAQIKQLEEAGCQVVRVACPDERAANAIADIKKQINIPLVVDIHFDYKLALKAIEGGADKIRINPGNIGKREKVEAVVKAAKERGIPIRIGVNAGSLEKRILDKYGYPTADGMVESALHHIKILEDLDFHDIIVSLKASDVKLAIEAYEKASMAFDYPLHLGITESGTLFAGTVKSAAGLGAILSKGIGNTVRISLSADPVEEVKVARELLKTFGLAANAATLISCPTCGRIEIDLISIANEVEAYIAQIKAPIKVAVLGCAVNGPGEAREADIGIAGARGEGLLFRHGKIIRKVPEETMVEELKIEIDKIAEEYKLKETEATKV from the coding sequence ATGTCGTCTATTACACATCGTACAAAGACAAGACCTGTCCGAGTAGGAAACCTTGTGATCGGAGGAAACGATCAGGTAGTCATTCAAAGTATGACAACCACTAAAACGCATGATGTGGAAGCAACTGTTGCTCAAATTAAACAGTTAGAAGAAGCTGGGTGCCAGGTTGTTCGAGTTGCATGTCCAGACGAAAGAGCTGCTAACGCCATAGCAGATATAAAAAAGCAAATTAATATTCCTTTAGTTGTTGATATTCATTTTGATTATAAACTTGCATTAAAAGCCATTGAGGGTGGTGCGGATAAAATCCGTATCAATCCTGGCAATATCGGAAAACGCGAAAAGGTGGAAGCAGTGGTTAAAGCTGCAAAAGAACGGGGAATTCCCATTCGCATTGGTGTAAATGCAGGTTCCTTAGAAAAAAGGATCTTAGATAAATACGGCTACCCTACAGCAGATGGCATGGTTGAAAGTGCCTTACATCATATTAAAATCTTGGAGGATTTAGATTTTCACGACATTATTGTTTCTCTTAAAGCAAGTGATGTGAAACTTGCCATTGAGGCATATGAAAAGGCCTCTATGGCTTTTGACTACCCACTTCATCTTGGGATAACTGAATCCGGAACTTTGTTTGCAGGAACAGTAAAAAGCGCAGCTGGTCTTGGTGCTATCTTAAGCAAAGGAATCGGTAACACGGTTCGTATTTCTTTAAGTGCCGACCCTGTTGAAGAAGTAAAGGTTGCTCGTGAGTTACTTAAGACCTTTGGACTTGCAGCCAATGCTGCAACACTCATTTCCTGTCCTACTTGCGGAAGAATTGAAATTGATTTAATTTCTATTGCAAATGAAGTGGAGGCTTACATTGCACAGATTAAAGCTCCGATAAAGGTCGCTGTCTTAGGCTGTGCTGTGAATGGTCCTGGAGAAGCTAGAGAAGCTGATATAGGTATTGCTGGTGCTCGTGGAGAAGGATTGCTCTTTAGACATGGTAAAATCATACGAAAAGTTCCTGAAGAAACAATGGTGGAAGAACTAAAAATCGAAATAGATAAAATTGCGGAAGAATATAAGCTAAAAGAGACAGAAGCAACTAAGGTGTAA